From Longimicrobiaceae bacterium, a single genomic window includes:
- a CDS encoding NUDIX-like domain-containing protein gives MAGMVDSEPRLYFAFRERDLLVRDGGEGADAWVPDGDEWMRLGLHAVRENALGEVAGAACVAVELADDAEAPEGYELRGLRSLYARLHEPVFRMAGRAVQVMEWDRSHRFCARCGSPTERMAG, from the coding sequence ATGGCGGGAATGGTAGATTCGGAGCCGCGGCTGTACTTCGCGTTCCGCGAGCGCGACCTGCTGGTGCGCGACGGAGGCGAGGGCGCGGATGCGTGGGTGCCGGACGGGGACGAGTGGATGCGCCTGGGCCTGCATGCGGTGCGCGAGAACGCGCTGGGCGAGGTGGCGGGCGCCGCGTGCGTGGCCGTGGAGCTGGCGGACGACGCGGAGGCGCCGGAGGGCTACGAGCTCCGCGGCCTGCGCTCGCTGTACGCGCGGCTGCACGAGCCCGTGTTCCGCATGGCCGGGCGCGCGGTGCAGGTGATGGAGTGGGACCGCTCGCACCGGTTCTGCGCCCGCTGCGGCAGCCCGACGGAGCGCATGGCGGG
- a CDS encoding Bax inhibitor-1/YccA family protein yields the protein MSTRSSNPAFRIFESDRIDELMGQGVMTLNGTILRTGVLLAVTMASAGYVWWQYYAGQQDAVMGAFLVGMIGALVCAIATTLRPRWAPWTAPLYAVLEGVALGGFSAVLSGGKYLDLPILAVGLTFALAAAMLVLYVTGLVRATPRFTKIVVGATSGLLLYMLLAFGLSFVGVRVPGVWDSGPLGIGFCVLVLGVAAANLTLDFALIEEGVSRRAPQYMEWYGAFSLLVTLAWIYIRMLRLLRLVSGRR from the coding sequence ATGAGCACACGCTCCAGCAATCCCGCGTTCCGCATCTTCGAATCCGACCGCATCGACGAGCTGATGGGCCAGGGCGTCATGACGCTCAACGGCACCATCCTGCGCACCGGCGTGCTGCTGGCGGTGACCATGGCCTCGGCCGGCTACGTGTGGTGGCAGTACTACGCTGGCCAGCAGGACGCCGTGATGGGCGCCTTCCTGGTCGGAATGATCGGCGCCTTGGTCTGCGCGATCGCGACCACGCTGAGGCCGCGCTGGGCGCCGTGGACCGCGCCGCTGTACGCCGTGCTCGAGGGCGTGGCGCTGGGCGGCTTCTCCGCGGTCCTGTCCGGCGGCAAGTACCTGGACCTGCCCATCCTGGCGGTGGGCCTCACGTTCGCGCTCGCGGCGGCCATGCTGGTGCTGTACGTCACCGGCCTGGTGCGCGCCACGCCGCGCTTCACCAAGATCGTGGTGGGCGCCACCAGCGGGCTGCTCCTGTACATGCTGCTGGCGTTCGGGCTCAGCTTCGTGGGCGTGCGCGTGCCGGGCGTGTGGGACAGCGGCCCGCTGGGCATCGGCTTCTGCGTGCTGGTGCTGGGCGTGGCCGCGGCCAACCTCACGCTGGACTTCGCGCTCATCGAAGAAGGCGTGAGCCGCCGGGCGCCGCAGTACATGGAGTGGTATGGCGCCTTC